The segment GGCACAAATAGTGAACAATAATTATGGATCTTAAAAAGAAGACTTCTCAATTATTAATAGGTAGTTTTTTGGTTTATGCTTTATTGGTAGCAACTCATTTGGGGGAGTTTTGGCCATTTAGTGTTTATCCTATGTTTTCGCAGGCAGGGAGACCTTGGAATCGCTCATTGGTCAGAGATGTAGATGCTAATATGATTAGCTCTGATGATTTATGGAAGGAAGTTAAGCTAGGTGATTTACCAGGTGAACCAGTACCTATGGTACCACTAGGGATTAGCCAAAATGATATGGCTAATATGGTTTCTAAAACAAAAGTGTGGGATTCAGATCGGGTCTTAGGGCTGAGGAAGCTCTTTGATAAATATTTGGACGAGAAGATTTTTCTGGTATTCAAAGCACATGGCGAAAAAGTAGATAATGAAGAGGAGCCCGTTTCTGTGAAATTTACGCCATTCATTTTGTTATCTGCTGACACCACTATTTTTAATCCGAATTTAGATATCCAATTTAAATAAGGGGGCTTTAATGGCTCAATATTAAATATTCAGAAATACTGTCAATCTGAGTATGTCACAAATCAAATTATAGAATTATGGCATTTTTGCAAAATGTACGTCTTCCTCAGTGGCTCTACAGTAACCTTTTTGATTACGAGGCGGAGGAAACTAAAGGGGACTTCTATGCTTTTAAGTTTTTCGAGTTAGTCGTTCTCGTTTATGTTATTCAGTTTGCATGGGACTGGGGTTTTTATATTCAAAAAATCAGCGATGTAGTACTGCCGTTGGGAATGGCCAATTATATAGATGTTTCATTCATGTTTCATCACAATATTTCCTTGGTCAATGCTGCAATTATGGTTGTAGCTGGACTTGTTGGCTTTTTTCGATTGAATAAATATGGCTATGCGGTGTGTTTAGTCAGTTTTCATTTGCATTATATCTCAAGGTATTGCCTCGGTGAGATTTCACATGGATCCAATCTGGTAGGTATGGCCGTTCTGCTTTTGGCATTGGCTCAATGGAGCTTTGGTAATACTAAAAACATGCGAGTGTTCGCATTGGGGATGACTTATTTCTATTTTGGTTTTGGTTATACTTCAGCGGGGATTTGCAAGTTGATCGCTACAGGGTATACATGGGTAGATGGTAGCAACCTTTGGATGTGGATTTACGAACGAAGTGTAGATGTGACTTCAAAGCAAGGTTTTTTCGAACCTAATTTATTACAAGAGTGGGCTTTGTCGAGTCACTTGTTTGCAACCCTTACACTTCTTTTCGGAATATTAGCTGAATTAACGGCCTTTTTGATTTGGTTCAAAAAAACACGGACTTTTAGTGTCTTGATTTTGCTAGGAATGCACATCGGAATTTCTATTTCTATGAATATCATGTTTATGGAAAATATAATTATTATGTTTTCGGTCATGTATCCATGGGGACGGATCATTGATCGGTTTCTGCCTTCGCAAGCGATGGGTACACATAAATAGCTGATTCTATATGAATGTTGATTTTATTACGCAAGATTTTCCCCCTGCCTTGGGAGGAATTCAAACGTATAGCGCAGAGTTAGTTACTAGACTCAATCAAATGGGCATGTCGGTTACCGTACATGCACCCAATCATGAAGGTGCGCAGACATTAGATCAAAGTTTGGATTATAAAGTGTGTAGATACAACGTGCCTAATCCCTACTTAGGTGCTAGGCTATTGTTTGGCTACAAATCACACCTTGAGAAAAACCATGTTGATGTGGTTTTTCATGCTCAATGGCAAACGACAATAGCTTCAATCCGCGCAAAGCGCAATGGTGCAAAAATTAGAATATTTTGTGCAGCTCATGCCAGAGAACTGTTTTTGAATCCCTTGTCCCTGTCCAAGTCAGGGCAATTATCGGCTAGGTTTGTCGAAAGAAGAAAAAGATTATTCCAGCAAGTAGATCATTTTTTTCCCGTGAGCAATTATACAGCTAGTTTGCTCATTGATGCAGGAGTAAAGACAGAGAAGATAACTGTGATCCCAAATGGTACGAATCCACAAAGGTTTTTTCCGTCAGATGGTGATGGAAAGGAATTGAGAAAGAAATTAGGTTTTGGAGCAAGAAAGATCATTTATTCAATTTCAAGACTAGTACCTACCAAGGGAATAGATACCATTCTCGATGCTATGCCTCTAGTGATA is part of the Reichenbachiella agarivorans genome and harbors:
- a CDS encoding glycosyltransferase family 4 protein, with product MNVDFITQDFPPALGGIQTYSAELVTRLNQMGMSVTVHAPNHEGAQTLDQSLDYKVCRYNVPNPYLGARLLFGYKSHLEKNHVDVVFHAQWQTTIASIRAKRNGAKIRIFCAAHARELFLNPLSLSKSGQLSARFVERRKRLFQQVDHFFPVSNYTASLLIDAGVKTEKITVIPNGTNPQRFFPSDGDGKELRKKLGFGARKIIYSISRLVPTKGIDTILDAMPLVIKKHSDALYVIGGTGPDEQRLKTKVMALGLSNHVFFTGRIADDQLNAYYNMADVFVMVSRQEKVNVEGFGIVFLEANACEKPVIGSYTGGIPDAVLEGETGFLVGSDDTQTLSERINQLMSNEELSLSMGKKGRDRVLSQFNWDTVANRLYTRMKELMEE